From a region of the Sulfuriferula plumbiphila genome:
- a CDS encoding redoxin domain-containing protein yields MKAGDKVPVFTLNDPDGKPMSSTALLARGPLVLSFYRGVWRRYGNLELQAVEAARPAFRAAGASLAAISPQTAANSRKSVRTNQLSFPVLSDAHNKAAAAFGLRFALPDYLVELYRRPSAGAPVPADGQGFLINSCWSEYVCTYLSDYRRQQRHRASAG; encoded by the coding sequence TTGAAAGCGGGCGACAAGGTGCCCGTTTTCACCCTGAACGATCCGGATGGCAAGCCGATGTCTTCGACCGCCCTGCTTGCGAGGGGGCCACTGGTGCTCAGTTTCTACCGCGGCGTGTGGCGCCGCTACGGCAATCTGGAATTGCAGGCCGTGGAAGCGGCGCGGCCGGCTTTCCGTGCCGCCGGCGCAAGTCTGGCGGCGATCTCGCCACAAACCGCCGCCAACAGCCGCAAATCGGTGCGCACCAACCAATTGAGCTTTCCGGTCCTAAGCGACGCGCACAACAAAGCTGCGGCAGCATTCGGCCTGCGCTTCGCGCTGCCCGACTATCTGGTCGAGCTGTACCGGAGACCTTCTGCCGGTGCTCCGGTGCCGGCCGATGGCCAAGGTTTCCTGATCAACTCATGCTGGAGCGAATATGTCTGCACATACTTATCTGATTACCGGCGCCAGCAAAGGCATCGGGCGAGCGCTGGCTGA
- a CDS encoding SDR family oxidoreductase — translation MSAHTYLITGASKGIGRALAERLAKNGHRVVGLARHADDSFPGELVPVDLGDSAATDAVLRSLAARHAFDGLVNNVGLVRPQKLGEIKVDDLDAVLALNLHPTVQATQALLPHMREQGWGRIVNISSLTILGITERTAYAAAKAALVSFSRSWALELASTGITVNAIAPGPTETELFRANNPPGSPGEQRYLSAVPMRRFGQPDEIAAAIAFLLSDDASFITGQTLFVDGGASIGKAAAF, via the coding sequence ATGTCTGCACATACTTATCTGATTACCGGCGCCAGCAAAGGCATCGGGCGAGCGCTGGCTGAACGCTTGGCAAAGAACGGTCACCGCGTTGTCGGCCTGGCCCGCCATGCCGACGACAGTTTCCCCGGCGAACTGGTCCCTGTCGACCTTGGCGACAGCGCCGCTACCGATGCCGTGCTGCGGTCGCTCGCCGCGCGCCATGCCTTCGACGGCCTCGTCAACAATGTCGGCCTGGTACGCCCACAGAAGCTCGGCGAGATCAAGGTCGACGATCTTGATGCGGTGCTGGCGCTCAATCTGCATCCGACCGTGCAGGCGACGCAAGCCCTGCTGCCGCATATGCGCGAGCAGGGCTGGGGCCGCATCGTCAATATTTCCAGTCTGACGATCCTGGGTATTACCGAACGCACTGCCTATGCAGCGGCCAAGGCAGCCCTGGTCAGCTTTTCGCGCTCATGGGCACTCGAACTGGCCAGTACCGGCATCACCGTCAACGCGATCGCGCCCGGCCCAACTGAAACCGAACTGTTTCGCGCCAACAATCCGCCTGGGAGTCCCGGCGAGCAGCGCTATCTGTCGGCGGTGCCGATGCGCCGCTTTGGTCAGCCCGACGAGATCGCCGCGGCCATCGCCTTTCTGCTGTCGGACGATGCCAGCTTCATTACAGGTCAGACTCTGTTCGTCGACGGAGGCGCGTCGATTGGCAAGGCGGCGGCATTCTGA
- a CDS encoding DEAD/DEAH box helicase — MTLSEHDLREHFSEGWLTRGRELVWRERVLDMECSADKRYMSARVQGSRAQPYPVTIRVNHSPKGWYPVGHCGCPVGYNCKHVAAVLIAALGEGVQSVDGVPAGLDHWLQRLGLAALADKPDGQFAPGVQDRLLYVIEQMADGRLVARLMKARLLQKGGYGSAKPWSGFKALYNPNPPQFVSAADWDAVELLRTLERSMDATPSFYLGGHRGALALRQLLVTGRAFWQSAETPPLRYQGARPALPVWVDAADGNQRLTLQPQPPAQVLALAPPWWLDVVTHECGELESGLADAVAEAIACAPAIPAQAMESVAQRLAQIPVALPAPARLQTRHLNDVIPTPVLRLTSQQMDGPPLVHYGWQRPGQTVHVDLARLEFDYLGTRVNIHASGDSVNRRVGNELLAISRHQSTERAALQQLEALNFFSAKRLDLPGASKLGDAFTLDDEDGWADFAMQHLPGLVEAGWRVESEPEFRWDIAEAEDEWHADLDETSGTDWFGLELGITVAGERISLLPILAGLVRDLSDEAHAALLRGESPATGHYLAALPSGKKIALPAERVRGLLAVLVELFDGDALDGAGRLAMNAVHAARLADIDAAARLRWLSGDKLLELGRKLREFSGVTPVPPPAGLHAELRPYQQDGLNWLQFLREYQLGGVLGDDMGLGKTLQALAHILAEKEAGRAGRPSLVVAPTSLMFNWRREAARFAPDLRVLVLHGPDRAAHFDNINDYDLVLTTYALLPRDSAVLAQCRFHLLILDEAHFIKNPKAQATQVVHKLVARHRLALTGTPMENHLGELWSLFHFLVPGLLGSEAQFKRVFRNPIEKYNDTLCRDALARRIAPFLLRRTKAEVAQDLPAKTDIPCTCELIGAQRDLYETIRATMQDKVRTAIAEQGFKKSQIVILDALLKLRQVCCDPRLLAIPAARRVKESAKLELLMSLLPEMLAEGRRILLFSQFTSMLTLIEQELDEREIDFVKLTGQTRDRETPVNRFQAGEVPLFLISLKAGGTGLNLTAADTVIHYDPWWNPAVEDQATGRAHRIGQLNPVFVYKLYTEGTVEEKILALQERKRSMVAGVLGDGEHAGTTLTAEDLRVMFEPLG, encoded by the coding sequence ATGACGCTATCCGAACACGATCTGCGCGAACACTTTTCCGAGGGTTGGCTGACGCGCGGGCGCGAGCTGGTCTGGCGAGAACGGGTGCTGGATATGGAGTGCAGTGCGGATAAGCGCTATATGTCAGCCCGGGTGCAGGGTTCGCGCGCGCAACCTTACCCGGTGACCATCCGCGTGAATCATAGCCCCAAAGGCTGGTATCCGGTGGGACATTGCGGGTGCCCGGTGGGTTACAACTGCAAGCATGTCGCGGCAGTGCTGATTGCAGCATTGGGAGAGGGCGTGCAATCAGTGGACGGGGTGCCAGCCGGGCTGGATCACTGGTTGCAGCGGCTGGGGCTGGCAGCGCTGGCGGATAAGCCGGACGGGCAGTTTGCGCCGGGAGTGCAGGATCGCCTGCTGTATGTGATTGAGCAGATGGCAGATGGGCGGCTGGTCGCGCGGCTGATGAAGGCGCGTTTGCTGCAGAAGGGTGGCTATGGTTCAGCCAAGCCGTGGTCGGGGTTCAAGGCCCTGTACAATCCCAACCCCCCGCAATTTGTTTCTGCCGCCGACTGGGATGCGGTTGAATTGCTGCGCACGCTCGAGCGCAGCATGGACGCCACCCCGAGTTTTTATCTTGGCGGCCATCGCGGCGCACTGGCATTACGCCAGTTGCTGGTGACCGGACGCGCGTTCTGGCAGTCTGCCGAAACACCGCCGCTGCGCTATCAGGGGGCACGTCCGGCGCTGCCGGTTTGGGTGGATGCAGCGGATGGCAACCAGCGTTTGACGTTGCAGCCGCAACCGCCCGCGCAGGTATTGGCGCTGGCACCACCGTGGTGGCTGGATGTGGTCACACATGAATGCGGCGAACTGGAATCCGGCCTGGCCGATGCGGTCGCCGAAGCCATCGCTTGCGCGCCAGCCATACCCGCGCAAGCGATGGAATCGGTAGCACAACGCCTGGCGCAAATTCCTGTCGCCCTGCCCGCGCCGGCGCGCTTGCAGACCCGTCATCTCAACGATGTCATTCCGACGCCGGTGCTCAGACTCACCAGCCAGCAAATGGATGGGCCGCCCCTGGTGCATTACGGTTGGCAGCGCCCGGGGCAAACGGTTCATGTGGATCTGGCGCGGCTCGAGTTTGATTACCTGGGCACACGGGTCAACATTCATGCCTCGGGCGACAGCGTGAATCGCCGCGTCGGTAATGAATTGCTTGCCATCAGCCGTCACCAGTCCACTGAACGTGCCGCACTGCAGCAACTGGAAGCTTTGAATTTCTTTTCGGCCAAGCGTCTGGATTTGCCTGGTGCAAGCAAGCTCGGCGATGCGTTTACGCTGGATGACGAAGATGGCTGGGCGGATTTCGCCATGCAGCACCTGCCTGGCCTGGTCGAGGCTGGCTGGCGTGTGGAAAGCGAGCCTGAATTCCGCTGGGATATCGCCGAGGCGGAGGACGAATGGCACGCCGATCTGGATGAAACTTCCGGTACCGACTGGTTTGGCCTGGAGCTCGGCATCACCGTGGCGGGCGAGCGTATCAGTCTGCTGCCCATCCTGGCCGGACTGGTGCGTGATTTGAGCGACGAAGCGCATGCTGCGCTGTTGCGGGGTGAATCGCCCGCAACCGGACATTATCTGGCCGCGCTGCCCTCCGGCAAGAAAATAGCCCTGCCGGCAGAGCGCGTGCGCGGTCTGCTGGCGGTGCTGGTGGAACTGTTTGATGGGGATGCGCTGGATGGCGCCGGACGACTGGCGATGAATGCGGTACACGCAGCGCGCCTGGCTGATATCGATGCGGCAGCGCGGCTGCGCTGGCTAAGCGGCGACAAGCTGCTGGAGTTGGGACGCAAGCTGCGGGAATTCTCCGGCGTGACCCCGGTGCCGCCGCCCGCCGGCTTGCACGCCGAGTTGCGCCCCTACCAGCAGGACGGTCTCAACTGGCTGCAATTCCTGCGTGAATACCAGCTGGGCGGTGTGCTCGGCGACGACATGGGCCTAGGCAAAACCCTGCAGGCCCTGGCGCACATCCTGGCCGAAAAAGAGGCTGGGCGTGCCGGGCGTCCCAGCCTGGTGGTGGCGCCCACCAGCCTGATGTTCAACTGGCGCCGCGAGGCTGCGCGCTTTGCCCCGGATTTGCGGGTGCTGGTATTGCACGGACCGGATCGCGCGGCGCATTTCGACAATATCAACGACTATGACCTGGTATTGACCACCTATGCACTGCTGCCACGCGACAGCGCGGTGCTGGCGCAATGCCGGTTTCACTTGCTGATCCTGGACGAGGCCCATTTCATCAAAAATCCCAAAGCACAGGCCACCCAGGTGGTGCACAAGCTGGTGGCGCGCCACCGCCTGGCACTCACCGGCACACCGATGGAAAACCATCTGGGCGAACTGTGGTCGCTGTTTCACTTTCTGGTGCCGGGGTTACTGGGCAGCGAGGCGCAGTTCAAGCGCGTGTTCCGTAACCCGATCGAGAAATACAACGATACCCTGTGCCGCGACGCTCTGGCACGACGCATCGCGCCGTTTTTGCTGCGCCGCACGAAAGCCGAAGTGGCGCAGGATCTGCCCGCCAAGACCGACATCCCGTGCACCTGCGAGCTCATCGGTGCACAGCGTGACCTGTATGAAACCATACGCGCGACCATGCAGGACAAAGTGCGTACCGCGATTGCCGAGCAGGGTTTCAAAAAGAGCCAGATTGTCATTCTCGACGCGCTGCTGAAGTTGCGTCAGGTATGCTGTGACCCGCGCCTGCTGGCGATTCCGGCGGCACGCAGGGTGAAGGAATCGGCCAAGCTGGAATTGCTCATGTCGCTGTTGCCGGAGATGCTCGCCGAAGGTCGTCGTATCTTGCTGTTTTCGCAATTCACCAGCATGTTGACCTTGATCGAGCAGGAACTCGATGAACGCGAAATCGACTTTGTCAAACTGACCGGGCAAACGCGCGACCGCGAGACCCCGGTGAATCGCTTCCAGGCGGGTGAAGTGCCGCTGTTCCTGATCAGCCTCAAAGCGGGCGGCACCGGCCTGAATCTGACCGCCGCCGATACCGTGATTCACTATGATCCGTGGTGGAACCCGGCGGTGGAAGACCAGGCCACCGGCCGCGCTCATCGCATTGGCCAGCTCAACCCGGTGTTTGTGTACAAGCTCTATACCGAGGGCACGGTGGAAGAAAAGATTCTGGCGCTGCAGGAGCGCAAGCGCAGCATGGTTGCAGGCGTTCTGGGTGATGGTGAACACGCCGGCACGACGCTGACAGCAGAGGATTTGCGGGTGATGTTTGAGCCGTTGGGTTAG
- the hisB gene encoding imidazoleglycerol-phosphate dehydratase HisB, translated as MRTAQVTRNTLETQISVTLNLDGSGHGRFHTGVPFLDHMLDQIARHGVMDIEVDAVGDLHIDAHHTVEDIGITLGQAFARAIGDKKGVRRYGHAYVPLDEALSRVVLDLSGRPGLEYHVNYTRAAIGSFDVDLIHEFFQGFINHAGVTLHIDNLRGINAHHQAETIFKAFGRALRMAVEVDPRMGGVMPSTKGSL; from the coding sequence ATGCGTACAGCCCAAGTTACCCGTAACACCCTGGAAACCCAGATCAGCGTGACCCTCAATCTGGACGGTAGCGGTCACGGTCGCTTCCATACCGGTGTGCCTTTCCTCGACCACATGCTTGACCAGATCGCCCGCCACGGCGTGATGGATATCGAAGTGGACGCGGTAGGTGACCTGCACATCGACGCGCATCACACCGTGGAAGATATCGGTATTACGCTGGGCCAGGCGTTCGCCCGGGCCATCGGCGACAAGAAGGGCGTGCGTCGTTACGGCCATGCCTATGTGCCGCTGGACGAAGCGCTGTCGCGCGTGGTGCTGGACCTGTCCGGGCGCCCCGGGCTGGAATATCACGTTAATTATACGCGTGCCGCCATCGGTAGTTTCGATGTGGACCTGATCCACGAATTCTTCCAGGGCTTCATCAACCACGCCGGGGTGACGCTGCATATCGACAACCTGCGCGGTATCAATGCCCACCATCAGGCCGAAACCATTTTCAAGGCGTTTGGCCGCGCCCTGCGCATGGCGGTGGAAGTCGACCCGCGCATGGGCGGTGTGATGCCCTCCACCAAAGGCAGTCTCTGA
- the hisD gene encoding histidinol dehydrogenase has protein sequence MTIQRLTTRSLQFHSELDRLLAFEGGQDAAIEHTVEDILRHVRRDGDAAVLEYTRRFDRLDAASMAQLELPLVRLHTALDNLPQAQRDALEAAAARVRAYHEHQVMQSWTYTEADGTVLGQQVTALDRVGLYVPGGKAAYPSSVLMNAIPAKVAGVEELIMVVPTPDGVQNELVLAAAAVAGVTRVFTIGGAQAVAALAYGTATIPQVDKIVGPGNAYVAAAKRRVFGTVGIDMVAGPSEILVICDGRTNPDWIAMDLFSQAEHDELAQSILLCPDAAYIDAVTASIRKLLADMPRREVIEASLSGRGILIEVRDLDEAIAIANHIAPEHLELSVDQPEVWAARIKHAGAIFMGRTTCEALGDYCAGPNHVLPTSRTARFSSPLGVYDFQKRTSLIQVSEQGARTLGKIAATLAYGEGLQAHARSAEYRITTD, from the coding sequence CTGACTATCCAACGGCTGACCACCCGTTCGCTGCAGTTTCACTCCGAGCTTGACCGCCTGCTTGCCTTTGAGGGCGGGCAAGACGCTGCTATCGAACACACGGTGGAGGATATCCTGCGCCATGTGCGCCGCGATGGCGATGCCGCCGTGCTTGAATACACCAGACGCTTCGATCGTCTGGATGCCGCCAGTATGGCGCAGCTGGAGCTGCCGCTGGTACGTCTGCACACCGCACTTGACAACCTGCCACAAGCCCAGCGTGATGCGCTGGAAGCAGCTGCCGCGCGGGTCAGGGCATACCATGAGCATCAGGTGATGCAGTCGTGGACTTACACAGAGGCCGACGGTACCGTGCTCGGCCAGCAAGTGACCGCGCTGGATCGCGTCGGTCTGTATGTGCCGGGCGGCAAGGCCGCGTATCCGTCATCGGTGCTGATGAATGCCATACCGGCCAAGGTGGCGGGTGTGGAAGAGCTCATCATGGTGGTGCCTACCCCCGATGGTGTGCAGAATGAACTGGTGCTGGCGGCTGCCGCGGTGGCGGGAGTCACGCGAGTATTCACCATTGGTGGCGCGCAGGCGGTCGCAGCGCTGGCCTATGGCACCGCCACCATCCCGCAGGTGGATAAAATCGTCGGCCCCGGCAACGCTTACGTGGCCGCTGCCAAGCGCCGCGTGTTCGGCACAGTGGGCATAGACATGGTGGCCGGGCCATCGGAAATCCTGGTGATTTGCGACGGCAGGACCAATCCGGACTGGATCGCGATGGATTTGTTCTCGCAGGCGGAGCACGACGAACTGGCGCAATCCATCCTGCTGTGTCCGGATGCGGCCTACATTGACGCCGTGACCGCCAGTATCCGGAAACTGCTGGCTGACATGCCGCGCCGGGAAGTAATCGAAGCCTCGCTCAGTGGCCGCGGCATATTGATCGAGGTGCGCGACCTGGATGAGGCAATCGCCATCGCCAACCACATCGCACCCGAGCACCTGGAGCTGTCGGTGGATCAGCCCGAAGTGTGGGCGGCCAGGATCAAACACGCCGGCGCGATTTTCATGGGGCGCACTACCTGCGAGGCGCTGGGCGATTATTGCGCCGGACCCAACCACGTATTGCCGACTTCGCGTACCGCGCGTTTTTCCAGCCCGCTGGGGGTGTATGACTTCCAGAAGCGCACCAGCCTGATCCAGGTATCGGAGCAAGGCGCGCGCACGCTGGGGAAAATTGCCGCCACATTGGCCTACGGCGAGGGTTTGCAGGCGCACGCCCGCTCCGCTGAATACCGCATCACCACGGATTAA
- a CDS encoding LysR family transcriptional regulator, with amino-acid sequence MDRFASMETFVSVVDAGSFSAAARRLGVGQPAVSKSIAHLEDKLGVRLLLRSTRGLTPTEAGHSFYKHARRAIEEADEAELAARGAGTGLSGRLRICAAVTFARLHILPKLKSFLVEHPELNIDVVLDDRNIDLLEEGIDIALRMGTLGDSGMTARGIARSQRLVLGTPAYFAAAGEPQVPADLVAHQAIIYDQRGGGGAWAFRRGTSEVSVSVSGRVQVTAAEGVRAAVLADMGVAIASEWMFAPELASGAVKPVLVDWSLPPMDLWAIYPTGRMASAKARAFVAFVEAALAASGERASEVVSSHKPRSA; translated from the coding sequence TTGGATCGATTTGCCTCGATGGAAACCTTTGTCAGCGTGGTCGATGCCGGCTCGTTCTCCGCTGCCGCGCGTCGGCTCGGCGTAGGGCAGCCGGCGGTGTCCAAGTCGATCGCCCATCTGGAAGACAAGCTTGGCGTGCGCCTGCTATTGCGCTCGACGCGAGGCCTGACGCCTACCGAAGCAGGCCACAGCTTCTACAAGCATGCGCGGCGCGCGATCGAGGAAGCGGACGAGGCCGAGCTAGCGGCGCGCGGCGCGGGGACCGGCCTATCTGGTCGCCTGCGCATCTGCGCGGCAGTGACCTTCGCGCGACTGCACATCCTGCCGAAGCTGAAGTCCTTTCTGGTCGAACACCCGGAACTGAACATCGACGTGGTCCTGGACGACCGCAATATCGATCTGCTCGAGGAAGGCATCGACATTGCCTTGCGCATGGGCACCTTGGGTGACTCGGGCATGACCGCGCGCGGGATCGCTCGGTCACAGCGTCTGGTGCTGGGGACGCCCGCGTATTTCGCCGCTGCCGGCGAGCCACAGGTGCCCGCCGATCTGGTCGCGCACCAGGCCATCATTTACGACCAGCGCGGCGGCGGTGGCGCCTGGGCCTTCCGACGTGGCACGTCAGAGGTATCCGTGTCGGTTTCCGGGCGGGTCCAGGTGACGGCCGCGGAAGGCGTGCGTGCGGCGGTGCTCGCCGATATGGGCGTGGCCATCGCCTCAGAATGGATGTTCGCGCCGGAACTGGCCAGTGGTGCGGTCAAGCCCGTGCTCGTCGACTGGTCGTTGCCGCCGATGGACCTGTGGGCGATTTATCCCACCGGACGCATGGCCAGCGCCAAGGCGCGCGCTTTCGTGGCCTTCGTCGAAGCCGCGCTGGCTGCCTCCGGGGAGCGCGCTTCCGAGGTGGTGTCGTCCCACAAGCCGAGGTCGGCATAA
- the hisA gene encoding 1-(5-phosphoribosyl)-5-[(5-phosphoribosylamino)methylideneamino]imidazole-4-carboxamide isomerase, whose translation MLIIPAIDLKDGHCVRLKQGLMEEATVFSEDPAEMARHWLAQGARRLHLVDLNGAFAGKPVNEGAIKAIVDAVGEDVPVQLGGGIRDLDTIARYLDDGIRYVIIGTAAVKTPGFLHDACNAFPGHIIVGLDAKEGKVAVEGWSKMTHHDVIDLARKFQDYGVEGVIYTDIGRDGMLSGVNIEATVKLAQALTIPVIASGGITNLDDVRHLCAVEKEGIMGAITGRAIYEGTLDFAAAQKLSDALTET comes from the coding sequence ATGTTGATTATTCCCGCGATTGACTTGAAAGACGGCCACTGCGTGCGCCTCAAACAAGGCCTGATGGAAGAGGCCACCGTATTTTCCGAAGACCCCGCCGAAATGGCACGACACTGGCTGGCACAAGGTGCACGCCGCCTGCATCTGGTGGATTTGAATGGCGCATTTGCCGGCAAGCCGGTCAACGAAGGCGCGATTAAAGCCATCGTGGACGCGGTGGGCGAGGATGTGCCGGTACAGCTCGGCGGTGGCATCCGCGACCTCGACACCATCGCGCGTTATCTGGATGACGGTATTCGCTACGTCATCATCGGCACGGCAGCGGTGAAAACCCCCGGCTTTCTGCATGACGCCTGCAATGCTTTCCCCGGCCATATCATTGTTGGGCTGGACGCCAAGGAGGGCAAAGTGGCGGTGGAAGGCTGGTCCAAAATGACCCATCACGACGTGATTGATCTGGCGCGAAAATTCCAGGACTACGGTGTGGAAGGGGTGATCTATACTGACATCGGTCGCGACGGGATGCTCTCGGGCGTCAACATCGAAGCGACGGTGAAGCTGGCGCAGGCGCTGACCATTCCGGTGATCGCGAGCGGCGGCATTACCAATCTGGATGATGTCCGCCACCTGTGCGCGGTAGAAAAGGAAGGCATCATGGGTGCGATTACGGGCCGTGCCATATACGAAGGCACGCTGGATTTCGCCGCCGCGCAAAAGCTCTCCGACGCGCTGACGGAAACGTAA
- the hisC gene encoding histidinol-phosphate transaminase — MSRFWSQVVHGLSPYVPGEQPKLGNLVKLNTNENPYGPGLRVLEALRAEAADSLRLYPDPNSERLRQVIAEYHGVERANVFVGNGSDEVLAHAFHALLKHDLPILFPDITYSFYPVYCGLYGIEYKEVALTDGFEIRVDDYLRPNGGIVFPNPNAPTGRALALNEIERLLLSNPDSVVVVDEAYVDFGAESAVGLVKRYPQLLVTHTLSKSRSLAGLRVGYAVGNAELIEALDRVKDSFNSYPLGRLAQAGATAAMQDRAYFESSCRKVISTREKLVADLQTLGFEVLPSAANFVLTRHPQYDGKELTAKLRERSIIVRHFRKPERIAPFMRITIGTDVQCAALVGALADILRQPV; from the coding sequence ATGAGTCGTTTCTGGAGCCAGGTGGTGCATGGGCTGAGCCCCTATGTGCCTGGCGAGCAGCCCAAACTGGGCAATCTGGTCAAGCTCAATACCAACGAGAATCCGTACGGCCCGGGACTGCGTGTGCTGGAGGCGCTACGCGCGGAAGCCGCAGACAGTTTACGCCTGTACCCGGATCCGAACAGCGAGCGTCTCAGGCAGGTAATTGCCGAATATCACGGCGTCGAACGCGCCAATGTGTTTGTGGGCAATGGCTCGGATGAAGTGCTGGCACACGCGTTTCACGCGCTGCTCAAACATGATTTGCCCATCCTGTTTCCGGACATTACCTATAGTTTTTATCCGGTGTATTGCGGCCTGTACGGTATTGAATATAAGGAAGTGGCGCTGACCGACGGTTTTGAAATCCGCGTGGATGATTACCTGCGGCCGAATGGCGGCATTGTTTTTCCGAATCCGAACGCGCCCACGGGGCGTGCGCTGGCGCTGAACGAGATTGAGCGCCTGTTGCTATCCAACCCTGATTCAGTGGTGGTGGTGGACGAGGCCTATGTTGATTTCGGTGCCGAGTCTGCCGTTGGTCTGGTCAAGCGTTACCCGCAACTGCTGGTCACGCATACCCTGTCAAAATCGCGCTCCCTGGCAGGCTTGCGCGTGGGGTACGCAGTTGGCAACGCCGAGTTGATCGAAGCGCTCGACCGGGTCAAGGACAGCTTCAATTCCTACCCGCTGGGCCGGCTCGCCCAGGCCGGTGCCACAGCTGCCATGCAGGATCGCGCCTACTTTGAATCGAGCTGCCGCAAGGTCATCAGCACCCGTGAAAAACTCGTTGCTGACCTGCAGACACTCGGCTTTGAGGTGCTGCCGTCCGCAGCGAATTTTGTCCTGACACGCCACCCGCAGTATGATGGCAAAGAGTTGACGGCGAAATTGCGCGAACGCAGTATTATCGTGCGGCATTTCCGCAAGCCGGAACGCATTGCACCGTTCATGCGTATTACCATAGGTACCGACGTGCAATGTGCGGCACTGGTGGGTGCTTTGGCCGACATCCTGCGCCAGCCCGTTTAA
- the hisH gene encoding imidazole glycerol phosphate synthase subunit HisH, with translation MGVDIAVIDYGMGNLRSVSKALEHVAPAASVRVTADADIILNAGRVVFPGVGAMGDCMHELRQRGLVEVVRQAAASKPFLGICLGMQMLFEHSEEGDVAGLGILPGRVLRFPDGAMHDSAGNRLKVPHMGWNEVHQAVPHPMWGGIADGARFYFVHSYYVEAGNPDLVSAFTLYPFPFTSAVAASNIFAVQFHPEKSQAAGLALLGNFVTWNGNIAADQCDTFNINCSL, from the coding sequence ATGGGCGTGGATATTGCCGTAATTGATTACGGTATGGGCAATCTGCGCTCGGTGTCCAAGGCGCTGGAGCACGTGGCGCCCGCCGCCAGTGTGAGGGTAACCGCTGATGCGGATATCATCCTGAATGCCGGGCGCGTGGTATTTCCCGGCGTAGGCGCGATGGGCGACTGCATGCATGAGCTACGCCAGCGCGGCCTGGTGGAAGTGGTCAGGCAGGCTGCGGCCAGCAAGCCATTCCTGGGAATTTGCCTGGGCATGCAGATGTTGTTCGAGCATAGCGAGGAAGGCGATGTCGCCGGGTTGGGCATCCTGCCCGGGCGTGTGCTGCGCTTCCCGGACGGGGCGATGCATGACAGCGCTGGCAACCGGCTGAAAGTGCCGCACATGGGCTGGAACGAAGTGCACCAGGCTGTGCCGCATCCGATGTGGGGCGGTATTGCCGATGGCGCGCGCTTTTATTTTGTGCACAGTTATTATGTGGAAGCGGGTAACCCCGATCTGGTTTCGGCCTTTACGCTCTACCCATTCCCGTTCACCAGCGCAGTGGCGGCCAGCAATATTTTTGCCGTGCAATTCCACCCGGAAAAAAGCCAGGCGGCCGGACTTGCATTGCTGGGAAATTTTGTGACCTGGAATGGTAACATTGCTGCCGATCAATGTGATACCTTCAACATCAACTGTTCCCTATAG
- a CDS encoding Fur family transcriptional regulator, which yields MVQQYSRDNMADLLRSHGINPTHQRIEIAYALFSRQQHLSADQIMAIVNDRHSETSKATVYNTLNLFLEKKLIREVIVDPNKVFYDPNTQLHHHFYDVSSGELTDIDADGITICGLPQLPEGVVTEGVDIIVRIRPGAAIQA from the coding sequence ATGGTGCAACAATACAGTCGCGACAACATGGCGGATTTGCTGCGCAGCCACGGCATCAATCCAACCCATCAGCGTATCGAGATTGCCTATGCGCTGTTTTCGCGCCAGCAGCATCTGTCCGCCGACCAGATCATGGCCATTGTCAACGACCGTCATTCGGAAACATCCAAGGCCACGGTGTACAACACGCTCAATCTGTTTCTGGAAAAAAAGCTGATCCGCGAAGTGATCGTGGATCCGAACAAGGTTTTCTACGATCCCAATACCCAGTTGCATCATCATTTTTACGATGTTTCCAGCGGCGAGCTAACCGACATTGATGCCGACGGCATCACCATTTGCGGCCTGCCGCAATTGCCCGAGGGGGTGGTCACCGAGGGTGTGGATATTATCGTACGCATCCGCCCTGGCGCCGCCATCCAAGCCTGA